In Streptobacillus ratti, the DNA window GTAATGAAAATAATAATAAGATGATTAGGAGATTTATTCCTAAGGGTAGGTCTATGAATAAATTAAGAAAAAAAGATGTTAAATTTATTGAAAATTTTATGAATAATTATCCTAGAAAAATTTTCAATTCTTCAACATCTTATGAAGTTTATGAATGTCTTTTAAATCTTGTTTAAGTTGTTTTTGGACATTTACTTTTGGAATTTAGGAATGGTTCGATATATTAAATATATGATTAATTGTTCGTTGAAATTAAAGAAGTGTGTGTAATATTATTTATATGATAGGCAAAGTAAAAAAGGATTAATTTCTGTATAAATTAGAAATCAATCCTTATTAACAATTTAAATTAATTATTTTTTATTTTCAAAATAATCTGAAGCAAGAAGTCCATATATTGCTCCATCAACTATACCTTGATTATTCCAATCATTTTGTCTTAAAGTTCCTTCATATTTCATGCCACATTTAAGCATAACTTTTCCAGAACCAATATTATTTGGATCATATTGTGATTCAATTCTATTAACCTTTACTTCTTCAAAAAAGAAAGGAATTATTGTAGCTAGTGCCTCACTTGTATAACCTAAATTCCACCATTTAGTTCCTATACAATATCCTATATGAACCTTATTAATTTTTTCATCTAAACTAACTACAGATATTGTACCAATAGGCTCATTTAAATCTTTTGGAACTATTGCCCATTGATAAACATTATCGTTTTTATAACTATCAATCCAACTATCTACAATTTTTATTGCAACCTCTAAATCATCTGTAGCTTTCCATCTTAAATATTTTGTCATTTCTACATCAGATTCAAAGTTTTTAAATACTGCCTCATAATCATCTTTTGTGAATTGACGTAAAATTATTCTATCTGTCTCTAGTCTTAATGTGCCTTTATGTTCCATTAAATGCTCCTTTAATTTATATTAAATTGAAAACCACTTTAAACAATTATTAAAGTCATTCTTTTTTAAATGTTTATCAAATTTTATCCTAGTTACTCATTCTAATAGGATATAATCATTTAAAATATATTTTATTCCAACTCTTCTTTTATAGTGTTCACTCTATCAAAAACCGTACAAAATAAAGAGTTTTCATTTATTACATGTTGGGATATTCATTACATTTAAATTCATTTTTAGATTTTTTTACCCGTCACAATCCCAGTTACGGCAACAATAATTCTACATTCTCTTTACAATATCAAAATCTTCTTTACGATTACGCTTATCAATCGCATTATCAATATATGTATCAATATTATTTTTAAATTCATCAAACTCTATTAAAGAGCAATATGAGTCTTCTAAAAAATCATATATATCATCACACCGATTTTTCTTTTTAGAGGTTTTTATATTCATCATATTCTTTCTTACTAGATTATCAAATTCTTTCATATTTTTTACTTTATGATCTTTATTACACGCTGAGCATTTATGTGTCGTTTCCGTGTATAAATACTGAGCTGCATCTTTAGTGTAAACAGCAACAACTGCATTCGTTCTGTTATTTCCCCTATCTTCTAAAGAATATCTTAGTTCATCATACAACCAATCATCATATTTTCTATAAATATCTTTTTTATAATTTATAGCTTCTGGTGTTAAGATAATGATTGTGACACTGGTTTCTTTTAGTTTTTTATATATATAATTTTTAATTGTCTCTTCAGACATATTTGATCGATCTTTATCTTCCGAATAATTGATTATGTTTTTATTTTTATCAAAACAATCAATCAACTCTTCTTTATAATATTTTCCATCACTAAATCTAAATGAAATAAAAACATTTCTTGCCATTTTATTATTCCTTTCCATTTATTTCGTTAATAAATTTTATTATTTGTTCCACTGATTTACTCACATCTATAAATTTTTCATTTATATTACTACATTTTATTTCTTTTGCTAATTCTGAAGCCATACTTCCTGTAAATCCTATTGGCAACAACACAAGTTCATTGTTCTCTGCAATACAAAATTCTTCTCTCATACCATTTGCTTTTACTATTTTTTCATCAATTAATTTATTTCCAAAAATAAATATTGCAACACCACATTTTTCAATCATTTCCGTACGATATTGTATCCATACATTATTCAAATTTTGATCTTTTCCAGCATTCAAAGGAAACGGCATTAATGTTAAGAAATTTCCCAATTTAGCCTTTCTATTTGTGTAACAGTATCGTGTAACTCCATTAATAATATGTGTTCCAACACCTTCCCCATATCCGTTTATAATTGTGTATCCATTACGCACCAATTGATAAGAAAGTTCCTGAATAAAATCTATAGCTGTTTCTTTTGTAATCGGTGAATAATCTGCAGCACTTCCAGATATAAAAATGGTTTTTCTTCTATATAATTTATATAAATTATCCAATATATCTGTAATCTCTGAATAAGATTGTATTAAATGAACAAAAATTCCATAACGTTTTAAGTCTTCAATGGCTAATTCTTGTCGTGCTTTTTCGTATGAATATTCAGAATCTTCTGGGTAGTCTTCCTTACTTATCTCTTTAAGTATACAATAATGTTCCCTATTCCGCCCATCTAATAGAATTCTCATTTTACTTAATACAGATAAAAAATTTGGATCTGTAAAACTAAACCCTATAAACAGAAAAGTTTTAGTTAATAAATCTCCTTCAAGAATATCTCTAAATAACACTCTGTCCTTAAATCCATATTTTTCATAATCATCTCTAGTAATTACTGCTCTGTTCGGATGTTCAATATCTCCATGCATTTTATAAATTACAACATCTTTATTTTTTCTAGACAACTGTAAATGCTGATCTTCCGATTTAACTGCTACTGTTTTCCCGTTTAAATCTAACGCTTTTTCAATAAGCTTATCATAATTTGTTGTCCAAAATGTATCAATTGGAAGTTTCGCCAAAAGAAGATGATTATCGTTAGGTTTAATATTTGAAGGAAAAGCTTTATTGATCAAATTATCAATAGTGCCTCTGTTTTTAGCATTACATATATACTGAGCAACTTCAGTCAAATCTCTTTCTTTCTCAACATCTAATTTGATATTTTTTGCTTCTTCTTTTAAAAGCTCTTTCCAGTCAAAATATCCAGCTCCTTTGGATATACCTGCTCCTACAAATACTGACAATTCACCACTATTTAAAGCCTGATATAGCTTATCTAATATTTGTTGTCTATTAATTGTTATATTCAACTCAAATTTCACCTCCTTATATACTAAAAAATTTCTTCAAGCAATACCCAACTACTATCATTCATATCATCTATATATTCAGTGTTATTCAAATACAACTCATCATTTTTATCTCTAACAAAACCAAAATTATAGCCATGCTTAGTCGCAAATCTCTTAAATGCTTCAAATTTATTTTCTACTTGAACATCTATATTTTTACTTTGCCCTTGTTTTTCTCCACCTTTTGTTTCAATAAGCCAAATTGTTTCATCTTTAAGCTGTACAATATAGTCTGGATAAAATAATCTTTGTTTATCAAAATTAGTTCCATAAACAATAGACAAATATTGCTGTCCACTATCTCCATTTTTATAAACATATTTCACATTTTCATTCTTCTCACAATACTTCTCAAACAATCTTTCTGAAGTAGAACGAAAATCATCTGTAATCATAGAAGTATTGTACCCTTTATATACATTACTTCCCATCTCTTTTACATATCTTTCAAAAGGAACATATCTATAGTGCTCTTCAAGTGGAATTTTAAATTCTTCCGTCTTATTATCAGGAAAAACGAGTTGATATTGTCCCTGTCCTGAAAACTCAATAAAATCTCTTTTCAAAATATCTACATTGTTGATAATAAAGGCATAATATTCCCTTAAATTAAGATTCAAAAGTTTATACTTATTATTCCCGAACCCTCTTAAAAATAATGTTCTCAAAATCTGACTAGTTTTATTATATGCAAGTCCCACATGTTTCTTTATAGCATCAACATTATGCTGAAGTTCAATACCGTGTGTATGAGTATTTACTTCGATTGACATAACATTATAATTAGCAACTTCTTCTCTTACTTCCATTAAAGTTGTATATTTCCCCGTTAAATATTGTCTTGAAAGTACTGTTCCAAAAATAAAGCCATTATTTTCAAGTCGTTTGATATTATCCAACTTTATATTAGAAAGACAATACTTTTCCTTAAAAAATTCATAAACTTTATTTCTAATAAATTGCTCATCAATATAGTCTCCATCAAGATTTCTTATTTCTTTAACAAGTTTTATATTTTTAGCCTCTTCTTTTAAAAATACTCTCTGTGTTTCAAAACCATTTCCAGCTCTTATTACCTCAAGTTTGTACTTTTCATCAAAAGTATAAATGTAAGAGCAATCTAAAATATCCTTACCATAGTGTTTTGCTTTAGGCATTCTTCTAAGTCTTCCAATAGTTTGAATTTCAAAAGTTTCACTCATATTCTCACGAAGCTTAACAAGTATCTTTGCACGTGGACAATCCCAACCTGTTGCAAGAGCTTGTTTGAACAGCAAAAATACAGGAGTAGCATTTGAATTAGTAACGCTATCCTCATCTGTTGTTCCGATATTTATTTTCCCTAATTTTTTGGATTTTCTATCTTTATCTTCTTTGTTTTCTGCAGAAAACCAACTCGCAAGAAGTTTATTTTCATAGGAATAACCCATTGAACCCAGTTTTTTCTCCACATGTTCTATTAGATCATCATTCAAATTAGGAAATTGAACTAATACAAGTGGTCTAATATCTTCTTTTTCATCAATATAAGCTTGAGCAATTTTCTTTCTAACTTCATCTGCCTTTTCTAACAAAATATCTGTTTCATGTAATATATTTTTTACTTCAACGGTATCAAGTCCATAATTTATATACATAAATCTTGTGATAAGTCCTTCATTTATTACATCAATCTCTGGAATTTCATAAAATTCACCAACAACCCTTTTATTCGGTGTTGCTGATACACGAATTTCATATTTTGCATTGATACTTGAGATAATATCATCTGCCTTTGAAGTATTATTCTGATGTTCTTCGTCAATAATAACAATAAAATTTAAATTACGATTATGTGCTTCACTAATTCGTTCAAACAAATTTTTTCTTTCGCTATCTCTTATAGCAGTATTGTCCTTTTTTGTGATCGTCTCCCAGTTAATAAAGTACGTTGTCGAACTTTCAAATCCTGTACTTAAAATATCAAATACATTCCCTGTCTTTAAAGTCGGAGCAAAACGTTCCATCTTTTCTTTAGATTGTTCTTCAAGCTCACCCTTTCCTGGAGAAAACCAACAAACTACACTATCCTTATGAAAATCAAGATATTTTTCAATATAGGCAACCAAAATAATTGTCTTACCTGATCCTGTTGGACTCTGCATAACAATCTTAGGTTTAGAATTACTATCAGTTGTTTTACTAAATAAGAAATCAACGGCATCTTCTTGAAAATTTTTAAGTTTTATATCTATCATAACTCACCAACCTCCTTTATCTCTTCTCTAAAATAATATTCTGGAATTTCAATTATACTAACTCCCTTTTCCTCAAAAATTCTTTGATTGTTACGTGATAGAAAAATACCTGAACGCATAAACAATTTCCCATCATTTTCAATTCTTGATATAACTTCATCTAGTTCATCCTCATCATTAAGGACAATATATTTTTTATCATCAAGCTCGATAGCATATTCAAGCTCAATTAATTCTTTAATGTGTCCCATCATCTTATCTGATACACTTTCTTCATCATTAGAAAATTTTGGTATAAACTCCGTCTTATAGTATTTCAAATTATGAGGTAGTTCTGTTTGAATATTCTTTAATCTTTGGTATGTAACTTCTTCACAAATGTTGTTTTCATTATTTGTACATAGGATATATTTTCTATTTCCACCATCTTCTTTGTTAAGTTGCATAACAGCATGACCTGTTGTTCCTGAGCCTGCGAAGAAATCTAAAATATAAATTTCTCTTTCTTTATGATAATTTATTAACATTTTTAACAATTTTATTGGTTTTTTCCCGCTATTAAATCCAATTCCACCTTCATGTCTAATATTACCAAAATCTGCACTAAAATCATATAAATTAGTTATTGATTTATATTTCTTAAAATTTCCTTTTTTTAATTCATTTAATCTATCCAAAGGTATTCCTGAGTAAAACTTACCTCTAATTGAATTTTCTTTTTGTGGACCAGTAAAGTATCTATAGCCAAGTCCATCTTCTCCAATATCTTGAACTTTATAAAGACAACCTAAGCCATCAGTTTGTTTTCTATTAGATATATACAAATCAAAAAATTTTCCTGATGTATTTCCTTTAAGAACTGATCCAGAGGCCCATGTTTCCTTTAAAAGAGAAAAATCACCTATTTCATAATTTTCAATAGACCATTCTCCTTTTTTATAAATTTTAACTTTTTTCCCCCCTAAAACAACCTCATTTCCATTAGATAATTCTTTTATCGAATATACAAACTTATTTATGTCATATTTTTCATATGGTTGATTTGCTTTAAATTTTGTTTTATCTTTTGCGTATATAAAAATATACTCCATAACAGGTTGCCATTCATTTTTTTCATTCAAACTCTTATTGTCATATCTAACTTGAATATGATGTGTTGATAAAATATTTTTTTCATCAAATATTTCATCGCACAATAATTTCAACTGTGCTTGCTCATTATCATCAATTGAAATAAATATAACTCCATCATCACTTAAAAGTTCTCTTGCAATTAATAATCTCTTTTCCATAAAAGAAAGCCATTTACTATGGGCATATCCATCCGTCTTATCAATAAAACAGTCATCATAAATAAAATCTTTATTCCCTGTATTATAAGGTGGATCAATATAAATTACATCAATTTTACCTTTATGCGTCTTCTCCAAAAGCTTAAGCGAATGAAGATTATCTCCCTCAAGTAAAAAGTTGTATGCTTCATCTTCCTTTGCTGTAATTTTTCTTTCTTCATCTTCTACAAATATAGGAATATTATGTTCCCATATTTCATCGATTTTTTCAGAATGATCTTCCCATACAAGACCATATTTCTTTTCATTAAGAGCCGTTTCAATTTCTGTTATTGCTCTTATATTTTCATCATCATTATTGATTTTCTTTAATTTCTCAAGATATTTAAGCATTTTTTCACGCTTTATTTTAGATAAATTAGACATACTCTACCTCACTTTATTGGTTAAACTAAATTTAGTATCCATCATAGCTCGCCAACCTCCCTTAATTCTTCTCTAAAATAATACTCTGGAATTTCAATTATACTAACTCTCTTTTCCTCAAGTATTCTCTGATTACTTCGTGATAGAAAAAGTCCTGAACACATAAATATTTTTCCATCATTTTGAATTTTTAATATAGCTCCATCAATTTCATCTTCATGATTAAGGACTATATATTTCTTACTGTCAAGTTCAATAGCATGTTCAAGCTCAATTAATTCTTTAATGTGTTCCATCATCTTATCTGATATACTTTCCTCATCATCAAAAAATTTTGGTATAAACTCCGTCTTATAGTATTTCAAATTATGAGGTAGTTCTGTTTGAATATTCTTTAATCTTTGGTATGTAACCTCTTCACAAATATTATTTTCATTATTAGTACATAATATATATGTTCTATTTCCACCATCTTCTTTATTAAGTTGCATGATAGCATGGCCTGTCGTTCCAGATCCAGCAAAGAAGTCAAGAACTACAGATTTTTTTCGGTTTGCCCATTTATTTAATTGACTAATCAAACGAACAGGCTTTTTACCATTTTTAAAATCTATTATTCCTTCTTTTTGAACATTCATCATATCAGAATAAAATCCCTTCCATAAAGCTCCACGAATAGTAACTCTTTCTACTCTTCTATTGTACTCATCACTTAATTTTATATTTTCATTTAAAGGTCTATACTGCCTTATCTTTCCTGTTGATGTTTTTGTTAATAAATATTTTTCATATTCAACTATAACTGATTCATTTAACAAATTATTAATATCATCAGGAATATTAACAGAACATGCCATTTCTTGAAAAATCTTATCACTTATTTCTTTATAGAAAAATTCTTGCAATTTACTAGATAATAAAATCCCATTTCTTATACTTTTTTCAGTTATTTTATTTTTCTCCAGTAGACCATGATCTTTAAAAATTTTATAAACATCATTAAATTCACTTTTTATATAATCATTTATAGAAAATATATTATAATTATCAATACCTTTTAGAATAATTTTATTAAAATGGCTATCCCAAATATCAGTTTTATCATATAGAGGCATCCTGTTGTTAAATGCTTTTTCTATATTTTTGCAGTACAAATAAACATATTCATGATTTTTTACAATTCTTCCATCCTGTGCTGATTTAACTTTCATACCTTGTGTTTTAGATAATTCAACACAAATTATTGAAATTAAATTATCCTCACCAAATATTTCATCACACAATAATTTCAACTGTGCTTGCTCATTATCGTCAATAGAAATAAATATAACTCCATCTTCACTTAAAAGTTCTCTTGCTATGTCAAGTCTTTTCTCCATAAAAGATAACCATTTACTATGAGAGTATCCATCTGTTTTGTCAACAAAAGAATCATCATAAATAAAATCCTTGTTCCCTGTGTTGTAAGGTGGATCTATATAAATGACATCAATTTTGCCTTTATGAGTCTTTTCCAAAAGCTTAAGTGAATGAAGATTATCTCCCTCTAGCAAAAAATTATATGTTTCATCTTCATTTACTGTGATTTTTCTTTCTTTTTCTTCTACGAAAATTGGTACATTATGCTTAAGCATTTCATCAACTTTTTCAGAATGTTCTTCCCAAACTAAGCCATATTTTTTTTCATTAATAACCGTTTCAATTTCTGTTATTGCTCTTATATTTTCATCATTATTATTGATTTTCTTTAATTTCTCAAGATATTTAAGCATTTTTTCACGCTTTATTTTAGATAAATTAGACATATTCTACCTCACTTTATTTATAAAACTTTAAATTAAATCCTTATATTATATTTTAATGATACAAAACTTATTTTAAACTGCATCTTTTATTAAAATTCCAACATGTAAGAACACCATTCACCTCTTCTTGAATATTTTTAAGTTTTATATCTATCATAATTCTCCAACTTCCCATAACTCTTCTCTAAAATAATACTCTGAAATTTCAATTATATCAATTTTTTTCTTCAATTAATCTTTGATTATTTTTTGATAATAGGGTTCCAGAATATATAAATATTTTACCATTATTTTCAATATTTAAAATAACATCATCTAATTTATCTTCATCATCAAGAATAACATATTTTTTATTATCAATTTCTACTTCATATTCAAATCCTATTAATTCTTTTATATTTTTCATCATTTTTTCTGAAACATTTTCTTCTTCATCAGAGAATTTTGGTATAAACTCTGTTTTATAGTATTTCAAATTATGAAGTAAATTTTCTTGAATATTTTTAAGTCTTTTATAAATAACTTCTTCACAAACATTATTTTCATTATTAGTACATAATATATATGTTCTATTTCCACCATTTTCTTTATTAAGTTGCATAACAGTATGTCCTGTTGTTCCTAAACCACCTAATAAATCATAAAAGATCTCGTCACTCTCATTATTTGCTTGCATTTAATATATTGTCATAATAATATTCTCCTAATATTTTGGATCTTTTCTCTATATCATTTTCATTAAAATTTGGATAGTTATTGCAAAAATCTAGAACTTGATTATATTTTGATTTTTTATATATTTCTAATTTCTCTTCATAAGCTAAATTACCAGCTTCATTATTTAAATCCATTTCTAAACATATTAAATTTCCAATGGATAATGTTATATCGTTTGATCTATCTTCGTTAATTATGTGTTCTATAGATGAATCTATACTATAAACTTCGCTATTATTCAATTTTGATGAAATTTTATTCAATACATATTTTGTTATTGCATTAGCTATAGACTCTTCTTTAGAAAATCTTAAACGAACAAAACCTGAAAGGAACTCTTCTTTTTGGGGATATCTATCCTTAAACACATGATATAAGTATTCCTCTAAAATATTATTTGTATCTCTTTTATCTTTACTTTCACGCAATTTTATTGCTAGTTTAGAAAATCTTGTTTCATAAATATTTGCTTGATTTTTTAATACTCCTGTATATGCGAAAATAAAGTTTTCAATATAATTAATCGCAATCTTGAAAGCTTTTGATGATATTTTTTCATTTGATTTAAGTTCAAATAATGCTAATAGTGCTATTCTTGCTTGTGTAACACCAAATGTTTTCTCTATAGCTTCTAAACTCTGAATTAACCAATTATATTCTTTTTTATTATCATAATCCCCTATGTTAGGACTTACTATTTTCATATATGTCTTTGCTGTAGTACTTAAATCTTCAACAAGTTCCTCATATGATTTTTTATTAGATTCAATATGTTTTTTAAAAGAATCATATAGATTTGAATTAGTTGTCTTTTGATATTTTGAAATCCAATAATGCCTATAAAAGGTAGCAATTCCAATATTTGGCTTTCTACTTCTCAATGTAGTTTTAATCCCCTCCCAATTTTTTTCTATAATCTTATCTTTTGCATTATCGTCAGCATGAAATTCAGAATATATAGTATTTTTAATTAAATCAATGCTCGCAAGATTTTTCCCCTTTGCATTCAATATTTCAAATATCTCATAAGCCGAATCTTTTTCTTCCGTTAAAATAGATATAACATTCATCTGAAGAATCTGATCTCTAATTGCTATCAACAAATCTTTATAAGGAGTATTTTTATCGAAATTATATTTCTCTTTTAACTTTATCTCCTCCAACTCTGACTCAAAATAATTATATGTTTGTTTTATGTTAATTTCTTCTTCGGTCGCAGGTTCAATATCTTCTTTTTCAATTGACTGAACATATGCTTCAAAATATGGGTATGAGGTAATACTTTTTAACTTAGGAATAGATATTCCATAATCATCTCTTGTTTTAATATATTCAAATGTTGCTTTTGCTAAATCTTCCTCTTTTATATTTTTAAATTTATTGGTTAGAACTGATAATAATATAGTAATAACCGTAAGTCTTTGTTGACCATCAATAACTTCTATACTTTGATCCTTTTTTTCAGATCCTGAGAAAACCATAGTACCTATAAAGTAATCTGTATTAATCAGCTTTTTATCTTCCTGTTTTATTCCCTCAAGTATATCTATAAAAAAAGTGTTATAGTAATACTTCTCCCAGCTATATTCTCGTTGAAAATTTGGAATACTCATCATAGGATATGAACGAAACATTGTTTTAATGGTTTTGTTTTCTGGTGTAAATTTCATTTTACCTTCCTCCTATTAATAATTTTTCTATCATTTTAGTCATTAACCCCAGTGATCATCGTTACTATCTGCCGTTGTTATAATTATGGCATAATATCCCGCTGGTCATATCAATACTTACAGATAATAAATTTTCCGTCTATTCAAGTAGATTGTTAATCCTATAAACTAAGATTTAGAAATCCACATATTTGGAAAATTTACCTCTACTCATTTTACTGTTAATATTCTTCTTTATTTAAACGTAAATCGCAATAGGAATTACAATAACAGCAGGACCAGTTATTTTTGTTTTCAACTCAGGCAAATTAAATTGTTGCATGTCAGTCGTTTTAAATGCTAAAAACATCTCATTTAATAATCCTTCTGATATTATAGATAATGAAGTTTTTCTAAGAAGATCAATGTTTTCTGTATCTTTTTCACATATGGATATTACTTTACCAAGAACTTTAAAACGACCGCCAATAATTTCTGATATATTATCATTTGTAAGATATTGTTCTTGTGCCGATAGCACTGTCATTCCTTTGGAATCAGACAAAATAAAATCAATTGTACCACTATGTTTTAACTCGTTAGAAAATAACTCAAATTGTTTTATAGTTTCATTCTCTTTTTGCTTTTGATTGTTTGACTGTTTTTTATTACCTAGCTGTGATTTTTCAGCAAAAATTTCAGTCATACGGAAAAAGTCAATAAAAATATCTATACAATTTATTAACGGATTTTTTTGTAATTCTCCTTCAACTTCAATAAAATCACCTACTTTCATTTTAGAAAAGTCAAAATCTGAATTCAACATTTTATGTTCTAACAAAAATCCACGAAACTTAGACAAAAGAGAAACATTTGTATGTACCTTTTCTTTAACAACACTTTCATTTTTACCCTTGTTTCCATCATAGCTTAATTCACCAGAAATATTAATTCTTAATAGTTTACTTAAAATAGTAGAAGATGTTGAAACTCCTGCATCTACCTTTTGTGTAGAATGATTTTCTTTATGTTCTGTATAATTGATCTGACTTACCATTGAAAAACCATCTTCTATAATAGCGAGCATATCTAAAACAATTTTTTCATTTATATATATCGGAACAATGAGTCTATCTAAATTTATATCGTTCATTATTTTAATTCCTTTCTTGCTTCTATTTTTCATTTGCAAATTCCAGTTTGTTTAACTTTTTATTTTTTGAAAACAATTATTTCTTTTCTTCTATTCTTTTGATACCACTTTCATTATGTTTTTCAAGTGACATCAGTTGAGTTCTTGCAAGCTTTCTAAGTTCTATCATTCTTTCTTTTAGGTCCATTCCTTTACCAATAAGAACTGCATTATAGCTTTCCATATTTGCAAGCACCAGTAACTCATTCAGACTTGCATAATCTCGCATATTCCCTTTTAGTTCTGTATTTTCATCACGCCACTGTTTTGCTCTCTTATTAAATAAAGCTACATTTAGCATATCTGCTTCACTTGCATATTTGTAGGATAATTGTTCACTTGTCAAATCAGATAGTAGATATTCCTTAATTGCATCTGTATGAATCTTATAGTTAATCTTTGAGATTTCTCTATTTAAATTCCAACCAAGTGATAATCTAGAATTTTCATCTGATTTAAGTCTCTTATAGTCTTGAATAATATATAGCTTAAACTCTGGTGATAACCATGATGCAAATTCCATAGCTATATCATAGTGTGCATATGTGCCACCATATCTTCCTGCCTTAGATATAATTCCAATTGCATTAGTAGATTCTATCCATTTTTGTGGAGTCATCGTAAATCTATTCAATCCTGCTTCATTTCTAAACGTATCGAATTGCACACGGTTAAAATTTTCGTTATTAAGAGCTTCCCACAATCCTATAAACTCCAATGTATTTCTATTTCTCATCCAATTTTGAATAACAAATCTCGGATCATCACTATTTCTGTACTTTGCAATATCTGTAAGGCTTATATAATCATTTTTAAAGTCTTCAGTATATATTTGGATTGAAAATCCTTGTGCTTCAATTGTGCCTTTTTTGACCTTAGCCATCTATAAATCCCTCCTCTTGCTGATATACTATTTACAATAACTATCCTCTAAATAGTAACTATTAATTTTGTTAGTTTTTAGCTTTGGTAAAAGTCCTAAAACCCTTTTATTTAATTAACTATTTATCTCTGTCATTATTATGACACAAAACCTGCAAAAT includes these proteins:
- a CDS encoding TIR domain-containing protein; translated protein: MARNVFISFRFSDGKYYKEELIDCFDKNKNIINYSEDKDRSNMSEETIKNYIYKKLKETSVTIIILTPEAINYKKDIYRKYDDWLYDELRYSLEDRGNNRTNAVVAVYTKDAAQYLYTETTHKCSACNKDHKVKNMKEFDNLVRKNMMNIKTSKKKNRCDDIYDFLEDSYCSLIEFDEFKNNIDTYIDNAIDKRNRKEDFDIVKRM
- a CDS encoding DEAD/DEAH box helicase family protein; the encoded protein is MIDIKLKNFQEDAVDFLFSKTTDSNSKPKIVMQSPTGSGKTIILVAYIEKYLDFHKDSVVCWFSPGKGELEEQSKEKMERFAPTLKTGNVFDILSTGFESSTTYFINWETITKKDNTAIRDSERKNLFERISEAHNRNLNFIVIIDEEHQNNTSKADDIISSINAKYEIRVSATPNKRVVGEFYEIPEIDVINEGLITRFMYINYGLDTVEVKNILHETDILLEKADEVRKKIAQAYIDEKEDIRPLVLVQFPNLNDDLIEHVEKKLGSMGYSYENKLLASWFSAENKEDKDRKSKKLGKINIGTTDEDSVTNSNATPVFLLFKQALATGWDCPRAKILVKLRENMSETFEIQTIGRLRRMPKAKHYGKDILDCSYIYTFDEKYKLEVIRAGNGFETQRVFLKEEAKNIKLVKEIRNLDGDYIDEQFIRNKVYEFFKEKYCLSNIKLDNIKRLENNGFIFGTVLSRQYLTGKYTTLMEVREEVANYNVMSIEVNTHTHGIELQHNVDAIKKHVGLAYNKTSQILRTLFLRGFGNNKYKLLNLNLREYYAFIINNVDILKRDFIEFSGQGQYQLVFPDNKTEEFKIPLEEHYRYVPFERYVKEMGSNVYKGYNTSMITDDFRSTSERLFEKYCEKNENVKYVYKNGDSGQQYLSIVYGTNFDKQRLFYPDYIVQLKDETIWLIETKGGEKQGQSKNIDVQVENKFEAFKRFATKHGYNFGFVRDKNDELYLNNTEYIDDMNDSSWVLLEEIF
- a CDS encoding site-specific DNA-methyltransferase, which produces MSNLSKIKREKMLKYLEKLKKINNDDENIRAITEIETALNEKKYGLVWEDHSEKIDEIWEHNIPIFVEDEERKITAKEDEAYNFLLEGDNLHSLKLLEKTHKGKIDVIYIDPPYNTGNKDFIYDDCFIDKTDGYAHSKWLSFMEKRLLIARELLSDDGVIFISIDDNEQAQLKLLCDEIFDEKNILSTHHIQVRYDNKSLNEKNEWQPVMEYIFIYAKDKTKFKANQPYEKYDINKFVYSIKELSNGNEVVLGGKKVKIYKKGEWSIENYEIGDFSLLKETWASGSVLKGNTSGKFFDLYISNRKQTDGLGCLYKVQDIGEDGLGYRYFTGPQKENSIRGKFYSGIPLDRLNELKKGNFKKYKSITNLYDFSADFGNIRHEGGIGFNSGKKPIKLLKMLINYHKEREIYILDFFAGSGTTGHAVMQLNKEDGGNRKYILCTNNENNICEEVTYQRLKNIQTELPHNLKYYKTEFIPKFSNDEESVSDKMMGHIKELIELEYAIELDDKKYIVLNDEDELDEVISRIENDGKLFMRSGIFLSRNNQRIFEEKGVSIIEIPEYYFREEIKEVGEL
- a CDS encoding GNAT family N-acetyltransferase; translation: MEHKGTLRLETDRIILRQFTKDDYEAVFKNFESDVEMTKYLRWKATDDLEVAIKIVDSWIDSYKNDNVYQWAIVPKDLNEPIGTISVVSLDEKINKVHIGYCIGTKWWNLGYTSEALATIIPFFFEEVKVNRIESQYDPNNIGSGKVMLKCGMKYEGTLRQNDWNNQGIVDGAIYGLLASDYFENKK
- a CDS encoding SIR2 family protein; the protein is MNITINRQQILDKLYQALNSGELSVFVGAGISKGAGYFDWKELLKEEAKNIKLDVEKERDLTEVAQYICNAKNRGTIDNLINKAFPSNIKPNDNHLLLAKLPIDTFWTTNYDKLIEKALDLNGKTVAVKSEDQHLQLSRKNKDVVIYKMHGDIEHPNRAVITRDDYEKYGFKDRVLFRDILEGDLLTKTFLFIGFSFTDPNFLSVLSKMRILLDGRNREHYCILKEISKEDYPEDSEYSYEKARQELAIEDLKRYGIFVHLIQSYSEITDILDNLYKLYRRKTIFISGSAADYSPITKETAIDFIQELSYQLVRNGYTIINGYGEGVGTHIINGVTRYCYTNRKAKLGNFLTLMPFPLNAGKDQNLNNVWIQYRTEMIEKCGVAIFIFGNKLIDEKIVKANGMREEFCIAENNELVLLPIGFTGSMASELAKEIKCSNINEKFIDVSKSVEQIIKFINEINGKE